In Rhipicephalus microplus isolate Deutch F79 chromosome 9, USDA_Rmic, whole genome shotgun sequence, one genomic interval encodes:
- the Opa1 gene encoding opa1 mitochondrial dynamin like GTPase yields the protein MSQHRALSLVRGALGYNLQKWSTSPRLKACHRRRYHTLGPHSRHHRLRLYAATTNLQSARNVALVARILRGVLKVRYIVLGSAVAGGAHVSKKYDEFKDNLPDFGWIKDSLPDRDSLDRFRASLADMKDKLGIPEKGLFRTGANAAASGLASIGEWLQSVKFESSPSVAHNGLDDFATALAVAPLFSSQQQEEERRQNERERMQKLQDELIQVQMKYQKEIERLEKENRELRRQVMLKSEQGVSRRKIKKSLIDLYSEVLDELSDYDSSYNVQDHLPRVVVVGDQSAGKTSVLEMVAQARIFPRGAGEMMTRAPVKVTLSEGPYHIAKFKDSSREFDLTKETELSDLRREVEVRMKNSVRGGKTISTDVISMTVKGPGLQRMVLVDLPGIISTATTEMAEGTKDAIREMTNLYMSNPNAIILCIQDGSVDAERSIVTDLVSQVDPNGRRTIFVLTKVDLAEQNMANPTRIRKILDGKLFPMKALGYFAVVTGKGSAEDSITAIKAYEEAFFRNSKLCRDGILNMSQCTTQSLSFAVSDCFWKMVRESVEQQADAFKAQRFNLETEWKNSFPRMRELDRDELFERSRGELLDEVVNLSQLSPKHWEEVLSRNLWDCMCGYVVDSIFLPAAQTGNAGNFNTAVDIRLKLWAEQLLPSQSVDVGWETLRDEFNALLQKRKTAKDHDTLFDRLKEAVVKEVLDRHVWEDKAVDMLRMIQLNALEDRVVHDKHQWDQAVRFLETTLQQRLQSAEARVKDMVGPGIKEQWLYWASPTEEQRQRAVVKAELERLLNHEFLQKHGPALTQEELTTVRKNVQAHDVDVDYKFIRDTWEPLYRLHFLRRSLAKANECRKGYYLYHQGLDSDLECHDVVLFWRVQRMMHTTANVLRQQVMNREARRLEKGVKEVLDDFSQDREKKVELLTGRRVELAEELKKVRHIQEKLEEFVSALNAEK from the exons ATGTCGCAGCACCGAGCGCTGTCGCTAGTACGCGGCGCCTTGGGCTACAACCTTCAAAAGTGGAGCACTTCGCCGCGCCTCAAAGCATGCCACCGCCGTCGATATCACACGCTCGGTCCGCACTCCAGACACCACCGTCTAAGACTGTACGCCGCCACCACGAACCTCCAGAGCGCCCGAAACGTCGCGCTAGTGGCCAGGATTCTTCGCGGCGTCCTGAAGGTCCGATACATCGTGCTGGGTTCGGCCGTCGCCGGAGGGGCGCACGTCTCCAAGAAGTACGATGAGTTTAAGGACAACCTCCCAGACTTTGGGTGGATCAAGGATTCGCTGCCCGATAGGGACAGCTTGGACAGGTTTCGCGCATCCCTGGCCGACATGAAAGACAAGCTGGGCATACCCGAGAAAGGGTTGTTCAGGACCGGCGCTAACGCGGCCGCTAGCGGTCTCGCCAGCATCGGTGAGTGGCTTCAGAGCGTCAAGTTCGAGAGCTCGCCTAGCGTCGCGCACAACGGCTTGGACGACTTCGCCACCGCCTTGGCCGTCGCGCCGCTCTTCTCGTCGCAGCAGCAGGAGGAAGAGCGCCGTCAGAACGAGCGTGAGCGCATGCAGAAACTCCAAGACGAGCTTATTCAG GTGCAGATGAAGTACCAGAAGGAGATCGAGCGTCTGGAAAAGGAAAACCGGGAGCTACGACGCCAGGTGATGCTCAAGTCAGAGCAGGGAGTGAGTCGACGCAAAATAAAGAAGTCCCTCATTGACCTCTACTCGGAAGTCCTAGACGAGCTCAGTGACTATGACTCCAGCTACAACGTCCAGGACCACCTTCCTCGCGTGGTCGTTGTCGGTGACCAGAGCGCCGGCAAGACGAGTGTTCTTGAAATGGTGGCACAGGCACGAATATTTCCGCGTGGCGCCGGTGAGATGATGACCAGAGCACCGGTCAAGGTGACGCTCAGCGAAGGGCCATACCACATTGCCAAGTTTAAGGACAGCTCGCGAGAGTTTGACCTAACTAAGGAGACCGAGCTGTCAGACCTCCGGAGGGAGGTCGAAGTGAGGATGAAGAACAGCGTCCGCGGCGGCAAGACCATCAGCACTGACGTCATCTCCATGACCGTCAAGGGTCCCGGGTTGCAGAGGATGGTCCTGGTAGACCTTCCGGGTATCATCAGCACGGCGACAACAGAGATGGCAGAAGGCACCAAGGACGCCATACGAGAGATGACAAACCTCTACATGAGCAACCCCAATGCTATCATCCTGTGCATCCAGGATGGCTCTGTAGACGCTGAGAGAAGCATTGTCACCGACCTTGTCAGCCAAGTGGATCCAAATGGTCGAAGAACCATCTTTGTCCTTACCAAGGTAGACCTGGCTGAGCAGAACATGGCCAACCCAACCAGAATTCGCAAGATCCTTGATGGGAAACTGTTTCCCATGAAAGCGCTTGGGTACTTTGCCGTTGTAACAGGCAAGGGCAGTGCAGAAGACAGTATCACAGCAATCAAAGCCTATGAAGAGGCTTTCTTCCGCAACTCCAAGCTGTGCCGAGACGGTATTCTAAACATGTCTCAGTGCACAACACAGAGTTTGAGCTTCGCCGTGTCTGACTGCTTCTGGAAGATGGTGCGGGAGTCTGTTGAGCAGCAGGCTGACGCCTTCAAGGCACAACGTTTCAACCTGGAGACCGAGTGGAAGAACAGTTTCCCTAGGATGCGGGAGCTTGACCGCGACGAGCTGTTTGAGCGATCCCGTGGGGAACTGCTTGACGAAGTAGTCAACCTCAGCCAGCTGAGTCCCAAGCACTGGGAGGAAGTGTTGTCGCGAAACCTGTGGGACTGCATGTGTGGTTATGTTGTCGACAGCATCTTCCTGCCTGCTGCGCAGACCGGAAATGCCGGCAACTTTAACACAGCCGTTGACATCCGACTCAAGCTCTGGGCCGAGCAGCTGCTGCCCTCGCAGTCCGTGGACGTGGGCTGGGAGACGCTACGGGATGAATTCAATGCGCTCCTACAGAAACGGAAAACAGCAAAGGACCATGACACACTCTTCGACCGTCTCAAGGAGGCCGTCGTCAAGGAAGTCCTTGACCGGCACGTCTGGGAGGACAAGGCTGTTGACATGCTACGCATGATTCAGCTCAACGCACTGGAAGACCGCGTGGTGCACGACAAGCACCAGTGGGACCAGGCAGTCCGGTTTCTGGAGACGACACTCCAGCAGCGCTTGCAGTCAGCCGAAGCTCGAGTCAAGGACATGGTCGGTCCAGGAATTAAAGAACAATGGCTGTACTGGGCTTCACCCACAGAAGAGCAGAGGCAGAGAGCAGTGGTCAAAGCCGAGCTGGAGCGTCTATTGAACCACGAGTTCCTCCAGAAGCACGGGCCTGCTTTGACGCAGGAGGAACTGACGACCGTTCGCAAGAACGTCCAGGCACACGACGTCGACGTCGATTACAAGTTCATTAGAGACACGTGGGAGCCCCTGTATCGCCTGCACTTCCTGCGCCGATCTCTGGCCAAGGCCAACGAATGCCGCAAGGGTTACTACCTCTACCACCAGGGCCTGGACTCTGACCTCGAGTGCCACGACGTGGTCCTGTTCTGGCGGGTGCAGCGCATGATGCATACCACGGCGAACGTGCTGAGGCAACAGGTGATGAACCGCGAGGCCCGTCGGCTGGAGAAGGGCGTCAAGGAGGTGCTGGACGACTTCTCGCAGGACCGCGAAAAGAAAGTGGAGCTCCTTACGGGGCGTCGGGTGGAGCTTGCCGAAGAACTGAAAAAAGTGCGACACATACAGGAGAAACTGGAAGAGTTTGTCAGTGCGCTAAATGCAGAGAAGTGA